In the Hordeum vulgare subsp. vulgare chromosome 7H, MorexV3_pseudomolecules_assembly, whole genome shotgun sequence genome, one interval contains:
- the LOC123411707 gene encoding non-lysosomal glucosylceramidase-like isoform X1 — protein sequence MGSSGLEQTKARSHINCAQPATRTWQRKFDDEGKKIELFSMTMNDMISIIPMILKGLMINADQRGKGRDILYDPFRKWMDNCYRGLPLGGLGAGSIGRSYRGYFQHFQIFPALYEERPILANQFSAFVSRPNGKSYSTVLSAPTADAFKGVDKVGIGSWDWKLKEKNCTYHALFPRSWTVYDGEPDPEINITCRQISPIIPHNYKESSFPVAVFTFTVQNSGSTAADVTLLFTWTNSVGGRSELTGNHTNSKMIERDGVQGVLLRHRTADGHPPVTFAIASQETEEVRVTDCPFFTMGSSDSGDFTAKDMWEEIKQHGSFSETRTDKEPRASKPGSSIGAAVAAATTVPAGGTRVVSFALSWSCPEVKFPDGKTYHRRYTKFCGLDGDAAAESLAHDALLEHMDWESKIEEWQRPILQDKRLPEWYPVALFNELYYLIAGGTIWTDGRPPKMSVASSGTGTEPFSLDVFRTDLQLQGTPVVDGVLREMTSVTEDLHSAAALGATLLADGEENVGQFLYLEAMEYHMWNTYDVHFYASFALLSLFPELELSLQRDFARAVLLHDPRPMRTLNGKTVPRKVLGSVPHDVGLNDPWFELNAYMIHDPSRWKDLNPKFVLQVYRGVVATGNVAFARAAWPAVYLAMAYMDQFDRDRDGMIENEGRPDQTYDLWSVSGVSAYTGGIWVAALQAAAAMARIVGDGDAECYFRARYLRAKRVYDDELWNGTYFNYDNSGGKTSSSIQADQLAGQWYAHVCGLEPVVEEEKARSALGTVLDYNVMRVKGGTVGAVNGMRPDGTTDMSSTQSKEIWPGTTYAVAAAMIHEGMLEAAFRTAKGAHDASWSKDGFGYAFQTPEAWTAEGGYRGLHYMRPLSIWAMQWALSPPELHKDLGPVASPGDASVGQDKFEKVASMLRLAEEEHHKGFLRALYHILRQVVLPA from the exons ATGGGAAGTTCAGGTTTAGAGCAGACAAAG GCGCGCTCGCACATCAATTGTGCACAACCAGCAACAAGAACCTGGCAGAGGAAATTTGACGATGAAGGCAAGAAAATCGAACTGTTTAGCATGACCATGAATGATATGATATCAATC ATACCCATGATTCTCAAGGGCCTGATGATAAATGCCGACCAAAGGGGAAAAGGCCGG GATATACTCTATGATCCATTCAGGAAATGGATGGACAACTGCTACCGTGGCCTACCCCTTGGTGGCCTTGG TGCAGGAAGCATTGGGAGAAGCTACAGAGGGtactttcagcattttcagatATTCCCAGCGTTATATGAAGAAAGGCCCATCCTTGCAAACCAGTTTTCA GCGTTCGTCTCGCGTCCCAACGGAAAGAGCTACTCGACGGTGTTGTCTGCGCCAACTGCTGATGCCTTCAA GGGAGTTGATAAGGTCGGTATTGGATCTTGGGACTGGAAGCTTAAGGAGAAAAACTGTACTTATCATGCCTTGTTCCCAAGATCTTGGACAGTTTATGACG GTGAACCTGACCCTGAAATCAATATCACCTGCCGTCAGATATCACCAATCATCCCTCACAACTACAAGGAGAGCAGCTTCCCTGTCGCAGTTTTTACATTTACG GTGCAAAATTCTGGGAGCACAGCTGCAGATGTAACATTGCTCTTCACATGGACT AATTCAGTTGGTGGGAGATCAGAGCTGACTGGAAATCACACCAACTCCAAGATGAT AGAGCGTGATGGTGTGCAAGGTGTTCTTCTCCGTCACAG GACTGCGGATGGGCACCCGCCAGTGACGTTCGCGATCGCGTCTCAAGAAACAGAGGAAGTCCGCGTCACAGACTGCCCTTTCTTCACGATGGGGTCGTCAGACTCCGGCGACTTCACGGCCAAGGACATGTGGGAGGAGATCAAACAGCATGGTTCCTTCAGTGAAACCCGCACCGATAAAGAGCCAAGGGCATCGAAGCCCGGATCATCCATCGGAGCGGCGGTGGCGGCCGCGACGACGGTGCCGGCAGGGGGGACCCGTGTTGTGTCATTTGCTCTGTCGTGGTCGTGCCCCGAGGTGAAGTTCCCAGACGGGAAAACGTATCACAG GAGGTACACCAAATTCTGTGGCTTGGATGGAGATGCGGCTGCAGAGAGCTTGGCTCATGATGCCCTTCTTG AACACATGGATTGGGAGTCCAAAATCGAAGAGTGGCAGAGGCCTATTCTGCAAGACAAAAGGCTGCCTGAGTG GTATCCGGTCGCATTGTTCAACGAACTCTACTATCTGATCGCTGGAGGCACCATATGGACAG ATGGACGGCCTCCAAAGATGAGCGTCGCCTCATCAGGGACGGGGACCGAGCCATTCTCCCTCGACGTGTTCCGCACAGACCTGCAACTGCAAGGCACCCCAGTGGTGGACGGCGTCCTGCGCGAGATGACATCTGTGACGGAGGACTTGCACTCGGCGGCGGCGCTCGGCGCGACGCTGCTCgcggacggcgaggagaacgttGGCCAGTTCCTATACCTGGAGGCGATGGAGTACCACATGTGGAACACCTACGACGTGCACTTCTACGCCTCCTTCGCGCTGCTCTCCCTCTTCCCGGAGCTCGAGCTCAGCCTCCAGCGCGACTTcgcccgcgccgtcctcctccacGACCCACGCCCCATGCGCACCCTCAATGGCAAGACCGTGCCGCGCAAGGTGCTCGGCTCGGTGCCGCACGACGTGGGGCTGAACGACCCGTGGTTCGAGCTCAACGCGTACATGATCCATGACCCGTCGCGGTGGAAGGACCTCAACCCCAAGTTCGTGCTGCAGGTCTACCGGGGCGTCGTCGCCACGGGCAACGTCGCCTTTGCCAGGGCGGCGTGGCCGGCGGTGTACCTGGCCATGGCGTACATGGACCAGTTCGACCGGGACCGGGACGGCATGATCGAGAACGAGGGCCGCCCCGACCAGACGTACGACCTGTGGTCCGTGTCCGGAGTCAGCGCCTACACCGGCGGCATCTGGGTTGCAGCGCTGCAGGCGGCCGCTGCCATGGCGCGCATCGTCGGCGACGGCGATGCCGAGTGCTACTTCCGTGCGCGGTATCTCAGGGCGAAGCGCGTGTACGATGACGAGCTCTGGAACGGCACCTACTTCAACTACGACAACAGCGGCGGCAAGACGAGCTCGTCCATCCAGGCCGACCAGCTCGCCGGACAGTGGTACGCTCACGTGTGCGGCCTAGAGCCGgtcgtggaggaggagaaggcccggaGCGCGCTGGGGACGGTGCTCGACTACAACGTCATGCGGGTGAAGGGCGGGACGGTCGGGGCGGTGAACGGGATGCGGCCAGACGGCACCACCGACATGTCGTCGACGCAGTCCAAGGAGATATGGCCCGGCACCACCTACGCCGTCGCGGCCGCCATGATCCACGAGGGCATGCTGGAGGCCGCGTTCCGGACGGCCAAGGGCGCCCACGACGCTAGCTGGTCCAAAGATGGCTTCGGGTACGCGTTCCAGACGCCGGAGGCTTGGACGGCGGAAGGAGGCTACCGCGGGCTGCACTACATGCGGCCCCTCTCCATCTGGGCGATGCAGTGGGCGCTGTCGCCGCCGGAGCTCCACAAGGACCTCGGCCCGGTAGCCTCGCCAGGGGACGCCTCGGTTGGGCAGGACAAGTTCGAGAAGGTGGCGAGCATGCTGAGGCTGGCTGAGGAAGAGCACCACAAAGGATTCCTCCGGGCTCTCTACCATATTCTCCGGCAGGTGGTGCTCCCGGCATGA
- the LOC123411707 gene encoding non-lysosomal glucosylceramidase-like isoform X2 → MKIPMILKGLMINADQRGKGRDILYDPFRKWMDNCYRGLPLGGLGAGSIGRSYRGYFQHFQIFPALYEERPILANQFSAFVSRPNGKSYSTVLSAPTADAFKGVDKVGIGSWDWKLKEKNCTYHALFPRSWTVYDGEPDPEINITCRQISPIIPHNYKESSFPVAVFTFTVQNSGSTAADVTLLFTWTNSVGGRSELTGNHTNSKMIERDGVQGVLLRHRTADGHPPVTFAIASQETEEVRVTDCPFFTMGSSDSGDFTAKDMWEEIKQHGSFSETRTDKEPRASKPGSSIGAAVAAATTVPAGGTRVVSFALSWSCPEVKFPDGKTYHRRYTKFCGLDGDAAAESLAHDALLEHMDWESKIEEWQRPILQDKRLPEWYPVALFNELYYLIAGGTIWTDGRPPKMSVASSGTGTEPFSLDVFRTDLQLQGTPVVDGVLREMTSVTEDLHSAAALGATLLADGEENVGQFLYLEAMEYHMWNTYDVHFYASFALLSLFPELELSLQRDFARAVLLHDPRPMRTLNGKTVPRKVLGSVPHDVGLNDPWFELNAYMIHDPSRWKDLNPKFVLQVYRGVVATGNVAFARAAWPAVYLAMAYMDQFDRDRDGMIENEGRPDQTYDLWSVSGVSAYTGGIWVAALQAAAAMARIVGDGDAECYFRARYLRAKRVYDDELWNGTYFNYDNSGGKTSSSIQADQLAGQWYAHVCGLEPVVEEEKARSALGTVLDYNVMRVKGGTVGAVNGMRPDGTTDMSSTQSKEIWPGTTYAVAAAMIHEGMLEAAFRTAKGAHDASWSKDGFGYAFQTPEAWTAEGGYRGLHYMRPLSIWAMQWALSPPELHKDLGPVASPGDASVGQDKFEKVASMLRLAEEEHHKGFLRALYHILRQVVLPA, encoded by the exons ATGAAG ATACCCATGATTCTCAAGGGCCTGATGATAAATGCCGACCAAAGGGGAAAAGGCCGG GATATACTCTATGATCCATTCAGGAAATGGATGGACAACTGCTACCGTGGCCTACCCCTTGGTGGCCTTGG TGCAGGAAGCATTGGGAGAAGCTACAGAGGGtactttcagcattttcagatATTCCCAGCGTTATATGAAGAAAGGCCCATCCTTGCAAACCAGTTTTCA GCGTTCGTCTCGCGTCCCAACGGAAAGAGCTACTCGACGGTGTTGTCTGCGCCAACTGCTGATGCCTTCAA GGGAGTTGATAAGGTCGGTATTGGATCTTGGGACTGGAAGCTTAAGGAGAAAAACTGTACTTATCATGCCTTGTTCCCAAGATCTTGGACAGTTTATGACG GTGAACCTGACCCTGAAATCAATATCACCTGCCGTCAGATATCACCAATCATCCCTCACAACTACAAGGAGAGCAGCTTCCCTGTCGCAGTTTTTACATTTACG GTGCAAAATTCTGGGAGCACAGCTGCAGATGTAACATTGCTCTTCACATGGACT AATTCAGTTGGTGGGAGATCAGAGCTGACTGGAAATCACACCAACTCCAAGATGAT AGAGCGTGATGGTGTGCAAGGTGTTCTTCTCCGTCACAG GACTGCGGATGGGCACCCGCCAGTGACGTTCGCGATCGCGTCTCAAGAAACAGAGGAAGTCCGCGTCACAGACTGCCCTTTCTTCACGATGGGGTCGTCAGACTCCGGCGACTTCACGGCCAAGGACATGTGGGAGGAGATCAAACAGCATGGTTCCTTCAGTGAAACCCGCACCGATAAAGAGCCAAGGGCATCGAAGCCCGGATCATCCATCGGAGCGGCGGTGGCGGCCGCGACGACGGTGCCGGCAGGGGGGACCCGTGTTGTGTCATTTGCTCTGTCGTGGTCGTGCCCCGAGGTGAAGTTCCCAGACGGGAAAACGTATCACAG GAGGTACACCAAATTCTGTGGCTTGGATGGAGATGCGGCTGCAGAGAGCTTGGCTCATGATGCCCTTCTTG AACACATGGATTGGGAGTCCAAAATCGAAGAGTGGCAGAGGCCTATTCTGCAAGACAAAAGGCTGCCTGAGTG GTATCCGGTCGCATTGTTCAACGAACTCTACTATCTGATCGCTGGAGGCACCATATGGACAG ATGGACGGCCTCCAAAGATGAGCGTCGCCTCATCAGGGACGGGGACCGAGCCATTCTCCCTCGACGTGTTCCGCACAGACCTGCAACTGCAAGGCACCCCAGTGGTGGACGGCGTCCTGCGCGAGATGACATCTGTGACGGAGGACTTGCACTCGGCGGCGGCGCTCGGCGCGACGCTGCTCgcggacggcgaggagaacgttGGCCAGTTCCTATACCTGGAGGCGATGGAGTACCACATGTGGAACACCTACGACGTGCACTTCTACGCCTCCTTCGCGCTGCTCTCCCTCTTCCCGGAGCTCGAGCTCAGCCTCCAGCGCGACTTcgcccgcgccgtcctcctccacGACCCACGCCCCATGCGCACCCTCAATGGCAAGACCGTGCCGCGCAAGGTGCTCGGCTCGGTGCCGCACGACGTGGGGCTGAACGACCCGTGGTTCGAGCTCAACGCGTACATGATCCATGACCCGTCGCGGTGGAAGGACCTCAACCCCAAGTTCGTGCTGCAGGTCTACCGGGGCGTCGTCGCCACGGGCAACGTCGCCTTTGCCAGGGCGGCGTGGCCGGCGGTGTACCTGGCCATGGCGTACATGGACCAGTTCGACCGGGACCGGGACGGCATGATCGAGAACGAGGGCCGCCCCGACCAGACGTACGACCTGTGGTCCGTGTCCGGAGTCAGCGCCTACACCGGCGGCATCTGGGTTGCAGCGCTGCAGGCGGCCGCTGCCATGGCGCGCATCGTCGGCGACGGCGATGCCGAGTGCTACTTCCGTGCGCGGTATCTCAGGGCGAAGCGCGTGTACGATGACGAGCTCTGGAACGGCACCTACTTCAACTACGACAACAGCGGCGGCAAGACGAGCTCGTCCATCCAGGCCGACCAGCTCGCCGGACAGTGGTACGCTCACGTGTGCGGCCTAGAGCCGgtcgtggaggaggagaaggcccggaGCGCGCTGGGGACGGTGCTCGACTACAACGTCATGCGGGTGAAGGGCGGGACGGTCGGGGCGGTGAACGGGATGCGGCCAGACGGCACCACCGACATGTCGTCGACGCAGTCCAAGGAGATATGGCCCGGCACCACCTACGCCGTCGCGGCCGCCATGATCCACGAGGGCATGCTGGAGGCCGCGTTCCGGACGGCCAAGGGCGCCCACGACGCTAGCTGGTCCAAAGATGGCTTCGGGTACGCGTTCCAGACGCCGGAGGCTTGGACGGCGGAAGGAGGCTACCGCGGGCTGCACTACATGCGGCCCCTCTCCATCTGGGCGATGCAGTGGGCGCTGTCGCCGCCGGAGCTCCACAAGGACCTCGGCCCGGTAGCCTCGCCAGGGGACGCCTCGGTTGGGCAGGACAAGTTCGAGAAGGTGGCGAGCATGCTGAGGCTGGCTGAGGAAGAGCACCACAAAGGATTCCTCCGGGCTCTCTACCATATTCTCCGGCAGGTGGTGCTCCCGGCATGA